Proteins encoded within one genomic window of Acidovorax sp. 107:
- a CDS encoding DUF1800 domain-containing protein → MTPNSLPPLHRRTLLLGMAAYAAFGAVSSTQAAPPASPNPVGPGGWASTDEPTQAHLLDRVTWGCTGQGVQALGGLGISAYLASQLRPGANAPLPREAQAQIDAMAISRTPIEALAADMEARHRAAKALPTEDERKAALKTWQQDMRALQQEAAARFVLRALYSPTQLREKMTWFWMNHFNVFAGKGNLRALVGDYEERAIRPHALGRFRDLLGATVRHPAMLRYLDNAQNAAGRINENYARELMELHTLGVDGGYSQQDVQELARVLTGVGVSQRPPGDEPPRMKPALRRHYVRDGLFEFNPQRHDWEPKTLLGQPLRAEGLAEVDEALDRLARAPATARFITRKIALFLVGDNPPPALLQTLARSFERTDGDIAAVLETLFNTPEFRASLGQRFRGPVHYALAGLRLAHGDAVLPSTDPALAWLQRLAEPLYGRVTPDGYPLDSASWSGSGQMSTRFEMARALGAGALAAPPANDDAAPRAAPRMPPALAQTAYVRAMEPTWSPATRNALAQATSPREWNLLFLASPEFMHG, encoded by the coding sequence ATGACCCCCAACTCCCTTCCGCCCCTCCACCGCCGCACCCTGCTGCTGGGCATGGCGGCTTATGCAGCCTTTGGCGCCGTGTCATCGACCCAGGCTGCGCCCCCTGCATCGCCCAACCCCGTAGGCCCAGGCGGCTGGGCGTCCACCGACGAACCCACACAGGCCCACCTGCTCGACCGCGTGACCTGGGGCTGCACCGGTCAGGGCGTGCAAGCACTGGGCGGCTTGGGCATCAGTGCCTACCTGGCAAGCCAGCTGCGCCCGGGTGCCAACGCACCGCTGCCGCGCGAGGCCCAGGCGCAGATCGACGCCATGGCCATCTCACGCACCCCCATCGAGGCGCTGGCGGCCGACATGGAAGCCCGCCACCGCGCCGCCAAGGCCCTGCCTACCGAAGACGAGCGCAAGGCCGCACTCAAGACCTGGCAGCAGGACATGCGTGCCCTGCAGCAGGAGGCGGCCGCCCGTTTTGTGCTGCGCGCGCTCTATTCGCCCACCCAGTTGCGCGAGAAGATGACCTGGTTCTGGATGAACCACTTCAACGTGTTTGCCGGCAAGGGCAACCTGCGCGCTCTCGTGGGTGACTACGAAGAGCGCGCGATACGCCCCCACGCGCTGGGCCGCTTTCGCGACCTGCTGGGCGCCACCGTACGCCACCCGGCCATGCTGCGCTACCTGGACAACGCGCAGAACGCCGCAGGCCGCATCAACGAGAACTACGCGCGCGAGCTGATGGAGTTGCACACGCTGGGCGTGGACGGCGGCTACAGCCAGCAGGACGTGCAGGAGCTGGCCCGCGTGCTGACCGGCGTGGGCGTGTCGCAGCGGCCGCCAGGCGACGAGCCCCCACGCATGAAGCCCGCGCTGCGCCGCCACTACGTGCGCGACGGCCTGTTCGAGTTCAACCCCCAGCGGCATGACTGGGAGCCCAAGACGCTGCTCGGCCAGCCGCTACGCGCCGAAGGCCTGGCCGAAGTGGACGAAGCGCTGGACCGCCTGGCCCGCGCGCCCGCCACCGCACGCTTCATCACGCGCAAGATCGCGCTTTTTTTGGTGGGAGACAACCCGCCCCCCGCGCTGCTGCAGACCCTGGCCCGCAGCTTTGAACGCACCGACGGCGACATTGCAGCGGTGCTGGAAACGCTGTTCAACACGCCAGAATTCCGCGCATCCCTCGGCCAGCGGTTTCGGGGCCCGGTGCACTATGCGCTGGCGGGCCTGCGCCTGGCCCATGGCGACGCTGTGCTGCCCAGCACCGACCCTGCACTGGCGTGGCTGCAACGGCTGGCCGAGCCTTTGTATGGCCGTGTCACGCCCGATGGCTACCCGCTCGACTCTGCGTCGTGGTCGGGCTCTGGGCAGATGAGCACGCGCTTTGAGATGGCGCGGGCCCTGGGGGCGGGCGCTCTCGCAGCCCCGCCAGCGAACGATGACGCAGCACCACGCGCCGCGCCGCGCATGCCGCCCGCCCTGGCGCAGACGGCCTACGTGCGCGCCATGGAGCCCACCTGGTCCCCTGCCACACGCAACGCACTGGCGCAGGCCACCTCGCCGCGCGAATGGAACCTGCTGTTCCTCGCGTCCCCCGAGTTCATGCACGGATGA
- a CDS encoding MFS transporter, with protein sequence MPTPEPITPSAAVAAPAEPANVYRHAGFVSFLIARVVAVVATQVQAVVVAWQVYDLTRQPLALAYVGLAQFLPMLALLLPAGDLIDRFDRKRILALAWSVGGVCSALLWWLSGHGSSGVAGIYAVLVLYGCARAFSGPAMQSLLPQIVPRAQLAQAIAANSMLMRVASIGGPLLGGLLYALGGGELTYAICCACFVLGVALLLRVVVAHATAPGPAQGTMLERFGAGITFIRTRPIILGTISLDLFAVLLGGVVALLPIYAQEVLHVGPAGLGALRSAMAVGEVSAGLYLSMRPFNRHVGRTMFIAVAVFGVANLVFALSTLFWLSFAALLVAGAADMVSVYIRGALVQFSTPDSMRGRVNAVNMLFIGSSNELGEFRAGTSAAWLGVVPAAIVGGLCTLGVVGGWMLAFQTLRKVDRFEEAAQATGAAPSP encoded by the coding sequence ATGCCCACCCCCGAGCCCATCACCCCGAGCGCCGCTGTTGCCGCGCCCGCCGAACCTGCCAACGTCTACCGCCATGCCGGCTTTGTTTCCTTCCTGATCGCCCGCGTGGTGGCCGTGGTCGCCACCCAGGTGCAGGCTGTGGTGGTGGCCTGGCAGGTGTACGACCTGACCCGGCAGCCGCTGGCGCTGGCCTATGTGGGCCTGGCGCAGTTTCTGCCCATGCTGGCCCTGCTGCTGCCGGCGGGCGACCTGATCGACCGCTTTGACCGCAAGCGCATCCTGGCACTGGCCTGGTCGGTGGGCGGCGTGTGCAGCGCCTTGCTCTGGTGGCTGTCTGGCCACGGCAGCAGCGGCGTGGCGGGCATTTATGCCGTGCTGGTGCTGTATGGCTGCGCCCGCGCGTTCTCGGGCCCGGCCATGCAAAGCCTGTTGCCGCAGATCGTGCCGCGTGCGCAACTGGCCCAGGCCATCGCCGCCAACAGCATGCTGATGCGCGTGGCCAGCATTGGCGGGCCGCTGCTGGGCGGGCTGCTGTACGCGCTGGGCGGGGGCGAGCTGACCTATGCCATTTGCTGCGCCTGCTTTGTACTGGGCGTGGCACTGCTGCTGCGCGTGGTGGTGGCCCACGCCACGGCGCCCGGCCCTGCGCAGGGCACGATGCTGGAGCGCTTTGGCGCGGGCATCACCTTCATCCGCACCCGGCCCATCATTCTGGGCACCATCTCGCTGGACCTGTTTGCCGTGCTGCTGGGTGGCGTGGTGGCGCTGCTGCCCATCTACGCGCAAGAGGTGCTGCACGTAGGCCCTGCTGGCCTGGGCGCGCTGCGCAGTGCCATGGCGGTGGGCGAGGTCAGCGCCGGGCTGTACCTGAGCATGCGGCCCTTCAACCGCCATGTGGGCCGCACCATGTTCATCGCCGTAGCGGTATTTGGCGTGGCCAACCTGGTGTTTGCGCTGTCCACGCTGTTCTGGCTGTCTTTCGCGGCGCTGCTGGTGGCCGGGGCAGCCGACATGGTGAGCGTGTACATCCGCGGCGCGCTGGTGCAGTTCTCCACGCCCGACTCCATGCGCGGGCGGGTGAACGCGGTGAACATGCTGTTCATCGGCTCGTCCAACGAACTGGGCGAGTTCCGCGCAGGTACGAGCGCTGCGTGGCTGGGCGTGGTGCCTGCCGCCATCGTGGGCGGACTGTGCACCCTGGGGGTGGTGGGTGGCTGGATGCTGGCGTTCCAAACCCTGCGCAAGGTGGACCGTTTTGAAGAGGCCGCACAGGCCACGGGCGCGGCACCTTCGCCGTAA
- a CDS encoding thermonuclease family protein, whose product MPLAASLLCLVVAISDGDTLTARCGTPGAYQQVKVRIAAIDAPESRQAFGQKSRQHLAQLCFRQRATLQPVDEDSYGRMVAQVRCGGTDVATAQVRAGMAWVYTPYASGYPHLAPLQRSAQAQHAGLWSQKRPLAPWDYRHRQRR is encoded by the coding sequence GTGCCCCTCGCCGCCTCCCTGCTTTGCCTGGTCGTCGCCATCAGCGACGGCGACACCCTCACCGCCCGCTGCGGCACGCCCGGCGCCTACCAGCAGGTGAAGGTGCGCATCGCCGCCATCGACGCACCTGAATCGCGCCAGGCGTTTGGCCAGAAGTCGCGCCAGCATCTGGCCCAGCTGTGCTTTCGCCAGCGTGCCACGCTGCAGCCGGTGGATGAAGACAGCTACGGGCGCATGGTGGCGCAGGTGCGCTGCGGGGGCACCGATGTCGCCACGGCGCAGGTGCGCGCGGGCATGGCCTGGGTCTACACGCCATACGCCAGCGGCTACCCACACCTGGCGCCCCTGCAGCGCTCCGCACAGGCGCAGCATGCGGGCCTGTGGTCCCAAAAGCGGCCCTTGGCGCCCTGGGACTACCGGCACCGGCAGCGCCGTTGA
- a CDS encoding DUF2242 domain-containing protein has translation MAGCTSTGVKTFGVQESFGSVATYSRLFDATPAQTCEASRRALLSQGYVISSSSADLVEGKKSFQPEPESHLQMVVRVVCVPEANDGKVSLGFVTATQDTYALRKTNNSASVGVGAIGSVSLPFSSSSESLVKVGSETIAKDTFYDSFFDLVKRYLVIDQALAD, from the coding sequence ATGGCAGGCTGCACCAGCACGGGGGTCAAGACGTTTGGCGTGCAGGAGAGCTTTGGCTCGGTTGCCACCTATTCGCGCCTGTTTGATGCCACCCCGGCCCAGACCTGCGAGGCCTCGCGCCGCGCGCTGCTCAGCCAGGGCTACGTCATCTCGTCCAGCTCGGCCGATCTGGTCGAGGGCAAGAAGAGCTTCCAGCCCGAGCCCGAATCGCACCTGCAGATGGTGGTGCGTGTGGTGTGTGTGCCCGAGGCCAACGACGGCAAGGTCAGCCTGGGCTTTGTCACCGCCACGCAGGACACCTACGCATTGCGCAAGACCAACAACTCGGCCAGCGTGGGCGTGGGCGCCATTGGCTCGGTGTCGCTGCCGTTTTCGTCCAGCAGCGAGTCGCTGGTCAAGGTGGGCAGCGAGACCATCGCCAAAGACACCTTCTACGACAGCTTTTTTGACCTGGTCAAACGCTACCTGGTCATCGACCAGGCCCTGGCGGACTGA
- a CDS encoding alpha/beta hydrolase, whose protein sequence is MRPVLLVPGIYNSGPSHWQSLWQTQHAGVARVEQDDWAHPQCEAWVQAIDAAIHAASQPPIVVAHSLGCLALARWAAGSSAAVHALLLVAVPDPDGPHFPTDAKGFAPVPAALTAPGQPARQTVLVSSSDDPYSTPSFSAHCATAWGAQQVDLGAKGHINADSNLGDWAEGWAWVQRWRAA, encoded by the coding sequence ATGAGACCTGTTTTGCTTGTTCCCGGCATCTACAACTCCGGCCCCAGCCATTGGCAATCATTGTGGCAAACCCAGCACGCAGGCGTCGCGCGCGTGGAGCAGGACGATTGGGCGCACCCCCAATGCGAGGCCTGGGTGCAGGCCATTGACGCGGCCATCCACGCCGCAAGCCAGCCCCCGATCGTGGTGGCCCACAGCCTGGGTTGCCTCGCGCTGGCGCGGTGGGCCGCCGGCTCGTCGGCCGCCGTGCATGCCCTGCTGCTGGTGGCCGTGCCCGACCCTGATGGCCCCCACTTTCCAACGGATGCCAAAGGCTTCGCCCCGGTGCCTGCCGCACTGACCGCACCGGGTCAGCCCGCGCGCCAGACCGTGCTGGTGAGCAGCAGCGACGATCCGTATTCCACACCGTCCTTCTCGGCGCACTGCGCAACCGCCTGGGGTGCTCAGCAGGTGGACCTGGGAGCCAAAGGGCACATCAATGCCGACAGCAATCTGGGCGACTGGGCAGAAGGATGGGCCTGGGTACAACGCTGGCGCGCCGCCTGA
- a CDS encoding Lrp/AsnC family transcriptional regulator, which produces MELDKKDRQILMALQVDARQSLSALGKQIGLSQPAMSERVKKLEDAGVIVGYQARIDLAAAGLGLQAVVRVRTTHEHIQRYVQLFQTMPEVLDAVRVTGEDCFVVRCAFGQPADLERVVDALAAFGSVSTSLVLSHPVSKVVPLA; this is translated from the coding sequence GTGGAGCTGGACAAAAAAGACCGACAGATCCTCATGGCGCTGCAGGTCGACGCTCGCCAGAGCCTGTCTGCGTTGGGCAAGCAGATCGGTCTGTCGCAGCCTGCGATGAGCGAGCGCGTAAAAAAACTCGAAGACGCGGGAGTGATCGTGGGCTACCAGGCCCGCATCGACCTGGCTGCTGCTGGCCTGGGCTTGCAGGCTGTGGTGCGGGTGCGCACCACGCATGAACACATCCAGCGCTATGTGCAGCTGTTTCAGACCATGCCGGAGGTGCTGGACGCCGTGCGCGTGACGGGCGAGGATTGCTTTGTGGTGCGCTGCGCATTTGGACAGCCTGCGGACCTGGAGCGCGTGGTGGATGCCCTGGCGGCGTTTGGCAGCGTGTCTACATCCTTGGTGCTATCGCACCCTGTGAGCAAGGTGGTACCGCTGGCATGA
- a CDS encoding dihydrofolate reductase family protein: protein MTTQFYGASSLDGFLATPDHDLGWLLQFGEIEGSSYPAFIRDVGALAMGSHTYEWMLKHAIDAGQPWPYTQPTWVFSSRTLRGIAGADVRFVHGDVHPVHQAMVHAAAGRNVWVVGGGDLVGQFYDAGLLDELIVQIAPVTLGAGTPLFPRRVVQPPLQLQSVTTLGGVFAELRYRVCR from the coding sequence ATGACCACACAGTTCTACGGAGCCTCCAGCCTGGACGGCTTCCTCGCCACGCCCGACCATGACCTCGGCTGGCTGCTGCAGTTTGGCGAGATCGAGGGCTCCAGTTACCCCGCTTTCATCCGCGACGTGGGCGCGCTGGCCATGGGATCGCACACCTACGAATGGATGCTGAAACACGCCATCGATGCGGGCCAACCCTGGCCGTACACGCAACCGACCTGGGTGTTCAGCTCGCGCACGCTGCGCGGCATTGCCGGCGCCGATGTGCGGTTTGTGCATGGCGATGTGCATCCCGTGCACCAGGCCATGGTGCATGCAGCAGCGGGACGCAACGTGTGGGTGGTGGGTGGGGGTGACCTGGTCGGGCAGTTTTACGATGCAGGTCTGCTGGACGAGCTGATCGTGCAGATCGCGCCCGTCACACTGGGCGCGGGCACGCCGCTGTTTCCGCGCCGCGTGGTGCAGCCGCCGCTGCAGCTGCAGTCGGTGACCACGCTGGGTGGGGTGTTTGCGGAGTTGCGCTACAGGGTCTGCCGTTGA
- a CDS encoding acyl-CoA synthetase translates to MKRLTEYTSYADAQTHFAPERLWDLFDGNRSAFNIAHECVDRHAGAGRDAVIVCRADGVDETITFDELSRDSARFAHFLERKGVRRGDRVAIMLEPSRAFYTAMFGVIKRGAIAVPLFTLFGPDGVRLRVGDCKPSLLVTNEEKREVVAGLATTPFEVFDEALWRQLEALPSTYTVSSQPDDLAVFQYTSGTTRELPEAVKHTHKALVTLMVAALYGTGLRPGDRFMCPSSPAWGHGLWHGTLAPLALGLTIGSYSGRFNAERLLQALSVHQFTNMSAAATHYRMMKNCGKASDYRYHFTKLSFTGEPIDDDTADFVHERFGLPVCSMYGTTEIGVVLVSYPGASDFPVKRGSLGKAVPGTRVEVHDAHGNICPPGTTGQLMVLRRGQWIPTKDLGRTDEDGYFFHGGRADDVIISAGWTMSAVEIENVILMHEDVLEAAVIGVPDALRGQVVKAFIVSGRERSEGFVEEVQSLVKTKLSQHEYPRHIAFVAELPKTPAGKVHRKVLREREAVACA, encoded by the coding sequence ATGAAACGACTGACCGAATACACCAGCTACGCCGATGCCCAGACCCACTTCGCGCCTGAGCGTTTGTGGGATCTGTTTGATGGAAACCGGAGCGCTTTCAACATTGCCCATGAGTGCGTGGACCGCCATGCCGGCGCAGGCCGCGATGCCGTGATCGTCTGCCGTGCAGACGGCGTGGACGAGACCATCACCTTTGACGAACTCTCGCGGGATTCCGCCCGGTTTGCGCACTTTCTGGAGCGCAAGGGCGTGCGGCGCGGCGACCGCGTGGCGATCATGCTGGAGCCCTCGCGGGCCTTCTATACCGCCATGTTCGGTGTGATCAAGCGGGGTGCGATTGCCGTGCCGCTGTTCACCCTGTTTGGCCCCGATGGTGTGCGCCTGCGGGTGGGCGACTGCAAGCCCAGCCTGCTGGTCACCAACGAAGAAAAACGCGAAGTGGTGGCAGGTCTCGCCACCACGCCGTTCGAGGTGTTTGACGAAGCCCTGTGGCGCCAACTGGAGGCGCTGCCGTCCACCTACACGGTCAGTTCGCAGCCCGATGACCTGGCGGTTTTTCAATACACCTCCGGCACCACCCGCGAGTTGCCCGAGGCCGTCAAGCACACCCACAAGGCCCTGGTCACGCTGATGGTGGCCGCGCTGTACGGCACGGGCTTGCGCCCTGGCGACCGCTTCATGTGCCCTTCGTCGCCCGCCTGGGGGCATGGCCTGTGGCACGGCACGCTGGCACCGCTGGCGCTGGGCCTGACCATCGGCAGCTACAGCGGCCGGTTCAATGCCGAGCGGCTGCTGCAAGCGCTGTCAGTCCACCAGTTCACCAACATGTCGGCCGCAGCCACGCACTACCGCATGATGAAGAACTGCGGCAAGGCGAGCGACTACCGCTACCACTTCACCAAGCTGTCGTTCACTGGCGAGCCCATCGACGACGACACGGCCGACTTTGTGCACGAGCGCTTTGGCCTGCCGGTGTGCAGTATGTATGGCACCACCGAGATCGGCGTGGTGCTGGTGAGCTACCCGGGGGCGAGCGACTTCCCGGTCAAGCGCGGCTCGCTGGGCAAGGCCGTGCCGGGCACGCGGGTCGAGGTGCATGACGCCCACGGCAACATCTGCCCGCCCGGCACGACGGGGCAGCTCATGGTGCTCCGCCGAGGCCAGTGGATACCCACCAAGGACCTGGGTCGCACCGACGAAGACGGCTACTTCTTCCATGGTGGCCGCGCTGACGACGTGATCATTTCCGCCGGCTGGACCATGAGTGCGGTGGAGATCGAGAACGTGATCCTCATGCACGAAGACGTGCTCGAAGCCGCCGTGATCGGTGTGCCCGATGCACTGCGCGGCCAGGTCGTCAAGGCCTTCATCGTGTCAGGCCGCGAGCGCAGCGAGGGCTTTGTCGAAGAGGTACAGAGCCTCGTCAAGACCA